In Micromonospora sp. WMMD980, the following are encoded in one genomic region:
- a CDS encoding CaiB/BaiF CoA-transferase family protein: protein MTRVTNHGPLTGVRVIELAGIGPGPFAAMMLADLGADVVRVDRVGAGGFGAFPGDLLNRNRRSVALDLKHPDGQDVVRSLVAGADALVEGFRPGVAERLNLGPQECLAVNPRLVYGRMTGWGQDGPLAHTAGHDIDYLALTGALHGVGRAGERPVPPMNLLGDFGGGGMMLALGVVSALHAVRGGAPGQVVDAAIVDGVSVLATQVHALRGLGLWQDPRGVNLLDGGAPFYDTYECADGRYVAVGALEPQFYAELVRLTGFPLDGDEAPDRDDPVNWPALRAAWARLFRTRTRDEWTELLSGTDACVAPVLDWAEAPRHPHLAARDVFVAPEGVTQPAPAPRFSATPTAVRRPPPRPGEHTDEVLSEAGVDPARIAALRAAGTIG, encoded by the coding sequence GTGACGCGGGTGACCAACCACGGACCGTTGACCGGCGTACGGGTGATCGAGCTGGCCGGCATCGGCCCGGGGCCCTTCGCCGCCATGATGCTGGCGGACCTCGGCGCGGACGTGGTGCGCGTCGACCGGGTCGGCGCCGGCGGCTTCGGCGCCTTTCCCGGCGACCTGCTGAACCGCAACCGCCGCTCGGTCGCGTTGGACCTCAAGCACCCGGACGGTCAGGATGTGGTGCGCTCACTGGTGGCCGGCGCGGACGCGCTCGTCGAGGGCTTCCGACCGGGCGTGGCCGAGCGCCTCAACCTCGGCCCGCAGGAGTGCCTCGCCGTGAACCCCCGCCTGGTGTACGGGCGGATGACCGGCTGGGGGCAGGACGGCCCACTCGCCCACACCGCCGGCCACGACATCGACTATCTGGCGCTGACCGGCGCGCTGCACGGGGTGGGTCGGGCCGGTGAGCGTCCGGTGCCGCCGATGAACCTGCTCGGCGACTTCGGCGGCGGCGGCATGATGCTGGCCCTGGGCGTGGTCTCGGCGCTGCACGCGGTGCGCGGCGGGGCGCCCGGCCAGGTGGTCGACGCGGCCATCGTGGACGGCGTGTCGGTGCTGGCCACCCAGGTCCACGCGCTGCGCGGCCTCGGCCTGTGGCAGGACCCGCGCGGGGTGAACCTGCTCGACGGCGGCGCGCCGTTCTACGACACCTACGAGTGCGCCGACGGCCGGTACGTGGCGGTCGGCGCGTTGGAGCCGCAGTTCTACGCCGAGCTGGTCCGGCTGACCGGTTTCCCGCTCGACGGCGACGAGGCCCCGGACCGGGACGACCCGGTGAACTGGCCCGCGTTGCGGGCCGCCTGGGCCCGGCTGTTCCGCACCCGCACCCGCGACGAGTGGACGGAGCTGCTGTCCGGCACCGACGCCTGCGTGGCGCCGGTGCTCGACTGGGCCGAGGCGCCGCGGCATCCGCACCTGGCCGCCCGGGATGTCTTCGTCGCACCGGAGGGAGTCACCCAGCCGGCCCCGGCGCCCCGCTTCTCGGCCACCCCGACCGCGGTGCGCCGCCCGCCGCCGCGGCCCGGTGAGCACACCGACGAGGTGCTGTCCGAGGCCGGCGTGGACCCGGCACGGATCGCCGCGCTGCGCGCCGCCGGCACGATCGGCTGA
- a CDS encoding DUF2267 domain-containing protein, which translates to MDHHTFVSRVARHTGTAEDRAATLTAATLETLAERLTGGEVLDLAAQLPKPLWGVLSPHPHTEAAERFGAAEFVARVARRADCDENTARAGARAVFATLREAISGGEFSDVVMQLPRDYRDMVEPALAPATARRR; encoded by the coding sequence ATGGACCACCACACGTTCGTCTCCCGGGTCGCCCGGCACACCGGGACCGCCGAGGACCGGGCTGCGACGCTCACCGCCGCCACGCTGGAGACGCTGGCCGAGCGGCTGACCGGCGGTGAGGTGCTGGACCTCGCCGCGCAGCTGCCGAAGCCGCTGTGGGGGGTGCTCAGCCCGCACCCGCACACCGAGGCGGCCGAACGGTTCGGGGCGGCCGAGTTCGTCGCCCGGGTCGCCCGGCGGGCCGACTGCGACGAGAACACCGCCCGGGCCGGGGCGCGGGCGGTGTTCGCCACGCTGCGCGAGGCGATCAGCGGTGGCGAGTTCTCCGACGTGGTGATGCAGCTGCCCCGCGACTACCGGGACATGGTGGAGCCGGCGCTCGCGCCGGCCACCGCCCGCCGGCGCTGA
- a CDS encoding DUF2795 domain-containing protein yields MASYSDVLEYLSALDYPAGKDDVIREAEREGAPPDVLRALRALPPVDYANGVEVARSAGIDAAPEVDRSQRAAQARDDHTRVSQHLRGI; encoded by the coding sequence ATGGCGAGCTATTCGGACGTCCTTGAGTACCTGTCCGCGCTGGACTACCCGGCGGGGAAGGACGACGTCATCCGGGAGGCCGAGCGGGAGGGCGCGCCCCCGGACGTGTTGCGGGCGTTGCGCGCGCTGCCGCCGGTGGACTACGCCAACGGCGTCGAGGTGGCCCGGTCGGCCGGAATCGACGCGGCGCCCGAGGTGGACCGGTCGCAGCGGGCGGCGCAGGCCCGGGACGACCACACGCGCGTCTCGCAGCACCTGCGCGGCATCTGA
- a CDS encoding pirin family protein, with protein sequence MDRTESLPAQTLPPGVGAPDPGSVLLPGHDVPLGRYTTVRRLLPQRQRRMVGAWCFVDHFGPDDVAERPGMEVPPHPHTGLQTVTWLLDGEILHRDSLGNVQPIRPGQLNVMTSGRGIAHSERSPLVHPPLMHGVQLWVALPDPARAGDPDFAHHAELPRWRDGDWDLTLLVGELGGERSPAVAHTPLLGAQLETRGPAPATTALRPDFEYGLLAMSGSADVDGVALAPGALLYLGTGRTALTVRATSGSRLLLLGGAPFEEPLVMWWNFVGRSHEEIAAAREDWAADRRFGTVADDAAPPLPAPALPTTRLKARDRSGGVRG encoded by the coding sequence GTGGACCGTACCGAATCGTTGCCCGCGCAGACGCTCCCACCCGGCGTCGGCGCTCCCGACCCGGGCAGCGTGCTGCTGCCCGGGCACGACGTCCCTCTCGGCCGCTACACCACGGTGCGTCGGCTGCTGCCGCAGCGGCAGCGGCGGATGGTCGGCGCGTGGTGCTTCGTCGACCACTTCGGCCCGGACGACGTGGCCGAGCGGCCGGGCATGGAGGTGCCGCCGCACCCGCACACCGGGCTTCAGACGGTCACCTGGCTGCTCGACGGCGAGATCCTGCACCGGGACAGCCTCGGCAACGTGCAGCCGATCCGCCCCGGCCAACTCAACGTGATGACCTCCGGGCGGGGCATCGCCCACTCGGAGCGCTCACCGCTGGTCCACCCGCCGCTGATGCACGGCGTGCAGCTCTGGGTGGCGCTGCCCGACCCGGCCCGGGCCGGTGACCCCGACTTCGCCCACCACGCCGAGCTGCCCCGGTGGCGCGACGGGGACTGGGACCTGACGCTGCTCGTCGGGGAGCTGGGCGGGGAACGCTCACCCGCCGTCGCGCACACCCCGCTGCTCGGCGCGCAGCTCGAGACGCGGGGGCCGGCGCCGGCCACGACGGCGCTGCGCCCCGACTTCGAGTACGGGCTGCTGGCGATGTCCGGCTCGGCCGACGTGGACGGTGTGGCGCTCGCCCCCGGCGCGTTGCTCTACCTGGGCACCGGCCGCACGGCGCTGACGGTGCGCGCGACGTCCGGCAGCCGGCTGCTGCTGCTCGGCGGCGCACCGTTCGAGGAGCCGCTGGTGATGTGGTGGAACTTCGTCGGCCGTTCGCACGAGGAGATCGCCGCGGCCCGCGAGGACTGGGCGGCCGATCGCCGCTTCGGCACGGTCGCCGACGACGCGGCGCCCCCGCTGCCCGCGCCCGCGCTGCCCACCACCCGGCTCAAGGCCCGCGACCGCAGCGGCGGCGTGCGCGGCTGA
- a CDS encoding MazG-like family protein, producing MDDMIWGAARDARAWLDATNGTGDTELTCRLLKLGEETGEVAAAWIGALGQNPRKGVTHTRDEVAAELADVAFTALVAIESLGFDAHATLAACVAKVQARLSGGGMNRDGDPAV from the coding sequence GTGGACGACATGATCTGGGGCGCGGCCCGCGACGCCCGCGCCTGGCTGGACGCCACCAACGGCACCGGCGACACGGAGTTGACCTGCCGCCTCCTCAAGCTCGGCGAGGAGACCGGCGAGGTGGCCGCGGCGTGGATCGGCGCGCTCGGACAGAACCCCCGCAAGGGCGTCACGCACACCCGGGACGAGGTGGCCGCCGAGTTGGCCGACGTGGCGTTCACCGCGCTGGTCGCGATCGAGAGCCTCGGCTTCGACGCGCACGCCACGCTCGCCGCCTGCGTCGCCAAGGTGCAGGCCCGACTGTCCGGAGGTGGAATGAACCGCGACGGAGACCCGGCCGTATGA
- the gdhA gene encoding NADP-specific glutamate dehydrogenase → MPETVETVFAQVVARNPGEPEFHQAVREVLESIGPALHRHPEYAGVVERVCEPERQVIFRVPWKDDSGRVRVNRGFRVEFNSALGPFKGGLRFHPSVYLGIVKFLGFEQIFKNALTGLPIGGGKGGADFDPKGRSDREVMRFCQSFMTELYRHIGAQTDVPAGDVGVGGREIGYLFGQYKRITNRYEAGVLTGKGLAYGGAQVRREATGYGAVFFAEEMLKQTGDSLDGRRVVVSGSGNVAIYAVEKVHQLGGTVVACSDSDGYVLDEKGIDLALLRELKEERRARLADYATHVPHAVAVSGRTVWEVPCDVALPCATQNEIGGAEAAALVAGGCVAVVEGANMPTTPEAVRILGRAGVRFAPGKAANAGGVAVSALEMQQNASRDSWTFARSEQRLREIMRDVHDRCWATAEEYGRPGDYVAGANISGLRRVAEAMLAHGLV, encoded by the coding sequence ATGCCGGAGACCGTCGAGACGGTGTTCGCCCAGGTGGTCGCGCGGAACCCGGGTGAGCCCGAGTTCCACCAGGCGGTCCGGGAGGTGCTGGAGAGCATCGGCCCGGCGCTGCACCGCCACCCGGAGTACGCCGGGGTGGTCGAGCGGGTCTGCGAGCCGGAGCGGCAGGTCATCTTCCGGGTGCCGTGGAAGGACGACAGCGGCCGGGTCCGGGTGAACCGGGGCTTCCGGGTGGAGTTCAACAGCGCGCTCGGCCCGTTCAAGGGCGGACTGAGGTTCCACCCGTCGGTCTACCTGGGCATCGTGAAGTTCCTCGGGTTCGAGCAGATCTTCAAGAACGCGCTGACCGGGCTGCCGATCGGCGGCGGCAAGGGCGGCGCCGACTTCGACCCGAAGGGCCGCTCCGACCGGGAGGTGATGCGGTTCTGCCAGAGCTTCATGACCGAGCTGTACCGGCACATCGGCGCGCAGACCGACGTGCCGGCCGGGGACGTCGGGGTGGGCGGCCGGGAGATCGGCTACCTGTTCGGGCAGTACAAGCGGATCACCAACCGGTACGAGGCCGGGGTGCTCACCGGCAAGGGACTCGCGTACGGGGGCGCGCAGGTGCGCCGGGAGGCGACCGGGTACGGCGCGGTCTTCTTCGCCGAGGAGATGCTCAAGCAGACCGGGGACAGCCTGGACGGCAGGCGGGTGGTGGTGTCCGGCTCCGGCAACGTGGCGATCTACGCCGTGGAGAAGGTGCACCAGCTCGGCGGCACGGTGGTGGCGTGCTCCGACTCGGACGGGTACGTGCTGGACGAGAAGGGCATCGACCTGGCGCTGCTGCGCGAGCTGAAGGAGGAACGCCGGGCCCGCCTCGCCGACTACGCGACGCACGTGCCGCACGCGGTCGCGGTCTCCGGTCGTACCGTCTGGGAGGTGCCCTGCGACGTGGCGCTGCCGTGCGCGACGCAGAACGAGATCGGCGGCGCGGAGGCCGCCGCGCTGGTGGCCGGCGGCTGCGTCGCGGTGGTGGAGGGGGCGAACATGCCCACCACGCCCGAGGCGGTGCGGATCCTCGGGCGGGCCGGGGTGCGGTTCGCGCCGGGCAAGGCGGCCAACGCCGGCGGGGTGGCGGTGAGCGCGCTGGAGATGCAGCAGAACGCCAGCCGCGACTCGTGGACCTTCGCCCGCTCGGAGCAGCGGCTGCGCGAGATCATGCGGGACGTGCACGACCGGTGCTGGGCGACCGCCGAGGAGTACGGCCGGCCCGGCGACTACGTGGCGGGCGCGAACATCAGCGGGCTCCGGCGGGTGGCCGAGGCGATGCTGGCGCACGGTCTGGTGTGA
- a CDS encoding DedA family protein: MIGNAQLLAGPRVSAARATEPAGEGPVGWVTGLVERLGGPGAGLAVALENLFPPIPSEVILPLAGFTASQGRMSLVGAIVWTTLGSVVGALALYYVGAALGRDRMRALAARLPLIKLDDVDRTEAWFLRHGVKAVFFGRMIPIFRSLISIPAGVERMPVPVFLLFTALGSLIWNTAFVLAGYLLGEKWHVVEAYAGTLQNVVILAVVAGVGWFVVSRVRRSRRTAATPDAPPRPGTVYRGGWYGADED; the protein is encoded by the coding sequence ATGATCGGAAACGCACAGCTGCTCGCCGGCCCCCGGGTGAGTGCCGCGCGGGCCACGGAGCCGGCCGGCGAGGGACCTGTCGGCTGGGTCACCGGCCTGGTGGAACGGCTCGGTGGCCCGGGCGCCGGGCTCGCGGTGGCCCTGGAGAACCTGTTCCCGCCCATCCCCAGCGAGGTCATCCTGCCGCTGGCCGGGTTCACCGCCAGCCAGGGCCGGATGAGCCTGGTCGGCGCGATCGTGTGGACCACGCTCGGGTCGGTGGTGGGCGCGCTGGCGCTCTACTACGTCGGCGCGGCGCTCGGACGGGACCGGATGCGGGCCCTGGCCGCGCGGCTGCCGCTGATCAAGCTGGACGACGTGGACCGCACCGAGGCGTGGTTCCTGCGCCACGGCGTCAAGGCGGTGTTCTTCGGCCGGATGATTCCGATCTTCCGCAGTCTGATCTCGATCCCGGCCGGCGTGGAACGGATGCCGGTGCCGGTGTTCCTGCTCTTCACCGCGCTGGGCAGCCTGATCTGGAACACCGCGTTCGTGCTCGCCGGCTATCTGCTGGGTGAGAAGTGGCACGTGGTCGAGGCGTACGCGGGCACGTTGCAGAACGTGGTGATCCTGGCGGTGGTGGCCGGGGTGGGGTGGTTCGTGGTGAGCCGGGTGCGCCGGTCCCGCCGGACCGCCGCGACGCCGGACGCCCCACCCCGACCGGGCACCGTCTACCGCGGCGGCTGGTACGGCGCGGACGAGGACTGA
- a CDS encoding SAM-dependent methyltransferase, whose protein sequence is MTSEASGTATESGHRADRIDTSVVHPARRYNYWLGGKDNFQADRESGDAMAAAFPTIRTSALENRRFLRRAVRHLAADVGIRQFLDIGTGIPTADNTHEVAQSVDPRARVVYVDNDPIVLAHARALLTSSAEGATAYLDADLRDPERILAHPDLGRTLDLTQPVALMLVAVLHFVPDTDDLYATVARLLDALPAGSYLVASHATHDHLPAHLAAEAKAAARGGGPHGVINLRARDEIVRFFDGLELVEPGVCSVAEWRADGEPEPRPSVVDVSMYGGVARKR, encoded by the coding sequence TTGACCAGCGAAGCGAGCGGCACGGCGACCGAGTCGGGCCACCGGGCCGACCGGATCGACACGTCGGTGGTGCACCCGGCGCGGCGTTACAACTACTGGCTCGGCGGCAAGGACAACTTCCAGGCCGACCGCGAGTCCGGCGACGCCATGGCCGCCGCGTTCCCGACCATCCGGACCAGCGCGCTGGAGAACCGGCGTTTCCTGCGGCGTGCGGTCCGACACCTGGCCGCCGACGTGGGGATCCGCCAGTTCCTCGACATCGGCACCGGCATCCCGACCGCGGACAACACCCACGAGGTGGCGCAGTCGGTCGACCCGCGCGCCCGGGTGGTCTACGTCGACAACGACCCGATCGTGCTGGCCCATGCCCGGGCGCTGCTCACCAGCTCTGCCGAGGGCGCCACCGCCTACCTCGACGCCGACCTGCGCGACCCGGAGCGGATCCTCGCCCACCCCGACCTGGGCCGCACCCTCGACCTCACCCAGCCGGTGGCGTTGATGCTGGTGGCGGTGCTGCACTTCGTGCCGGACACGGACGACCTCTACGCCACGGTGGCCCGCTTGCTGGACGCGCTGCCCGCCGGCAGCTACCTCGTCGCCTCGCACGCCACCCACGACCATCTGCCGGCCCACCTCGCCGCCGAGGCGAAGGCGGCGGCGCGCGGCGGCGGCCCGCACGGGGTGATCAACCTGCGCGCTCGGGACGAGATCGTCCGCTTCTTCGACGGCCTCGAGCTGGTCGAGCCGGGTGTCTGCTCGGTGGCCGAGTGGCGTGCCGACGGCGAGCCCGAGCCGCGCCCCTCGGTGGTCGACGTCAGCATGTACGGCGGGGTCGCCCGCAAGCGCTGA